The sequence below is a genomic window from Methanosarcinales archaeon Met12.
GACGTTGACCGAATCACCCGAATACAAATGGGCAGATATTATGCTCTCATCGATATCCTCTGTTCGCAGCTCTCCAGCAAGAACCTTTTGTGCTATTTTCCTTGTAGCATCGACGATTTCCTGCCGTCCACCATATGCCAGTGCAACGTTGAGGCAAAAATTGTCATAGTCCTTCGTTTTTTGCTCTGCCTGTTTAATCGCCAGTCTTACGTCGATGGGGAGACGGTCTATGTCGCCTATGGCCCTGACTCGCATCCTATAACGGTGAATTCGCTCGTCAATGCACATCTCATCGAATCTTTCTTTAAATAACTTGTAAAGTTGCATGCGTTCTGTGTATGGTCTACGGAAATTTTCGGTCGAAAATGTGTATATGGTCAGTTGCTTAACTCCGATCTCCACACACCATTCTATGAGTTTCTCGGTCGTGTAAGCGCCATGGATATGTCCATGGGAAGGAGGTTCACCAATCCTTTTGGCATATCTTCGGTTTCCATCCTGTATGACTGCAACATGCGCTGGAATTAGCCCCTCCTTTATTTCTTCCGTTAGAAGGGACTCATATCCCGTGTACAATATATTCCGTATCTTACTCCCTGTCATATGCTCACCTTTCTACATTTAGTAATTCTCCAGAACAGAGGCGACAACTTTCTTATATCCTCCCTTGAGGGAGTAGACATTATGGTTGCCAGTTACATCGATGGAAAGAATGCCCAGACGCATATTCATTAAACCGACCATTGCAGAGATGCCCCTGTAGCTCACGTTAAATTTCTGCTCTAATAGATGGTTATAGATGCCCTCGGTGGTGTATGTTTTGTCCTCCAAAAACAGCTTGAGGACGGTCTTTCGTACCCCTGTCTCATCTCGTTCTATATAATTTTTTAGTCTTTCCTTGACCTTAACATCTGGATAACTCAGATTCTACACCACCTTGCTCTTCTATGTAAACATCAGTCTGCACCAATTATAAAGTTATATGTATATCACCCAATAGTTTACGTTGACGCCTCTTTAAATCGTTTCCTGATGAAATTTGGGCTCAACGACGTCAGGAACCATCCCGCTCTCGGACCGGAGGGCGTGCCAAGCAGCGCTATATAGGCCGCCTCAAACACGTATTTCGGGTCCACGCCGACATTCCCGGCAATTTGGTATATTTCAGCATGTAGCGCATCTGCAGTCCATTCGCGTCCTATTTCGTCCGCGAGAATATTCAATGCCCTCTTTTGCTGTGGAGACAGCTCTTTTGCTGCGTTGGGAAGTGTTTCCCTGACCTTGAATTTCACGACAGATGGGGCGAACTTGTTCAGCCAGTTCTCGGCATTTTTTGCACGCTGTTTGATCGCACCCACATCATCAATCTCATATCCACTGCGCTTAAGCGTTTCAACGATTCGGTCAAAGTTGCGAGCAATCTGCACGATCGTGACCATATGCCTAAACGGGACCTTGGTGGAGACCTCGCGAGCAATCTGCATATGCCTAAACGGGACCTTGGTGGAGAGTTCGTACGACCGATCGGTTTCGTTTAACCTGTCATATTCATCTATCAAATTCAAGAGGGGCGCTCCGGGGTCAAAGTCAATGTGCCTTTCTGGTTTTGCCCGTATGATTAGATAACGCAGTACCTCTGGCGGGAGCACATCGAGCATCTCTTGAACTGAAATGACAACGCCTGCTGAACTTGACATCTTGCCATGTCCCTTGAGAAAGATGTGCTCAAACGGTATTGGATATGGAGGGTCGTAGTCATATACCTCCTTTGCAATGCGTATTCCAGTGTCATAGGAACCGCCAGCCACTGCATGGTCTTTTCCAAATGGCTCGACTGTGATACCGAGTATCTTCCACCGTGCAGGCCAGTCCACCCGCCACGTGAGTTTCCCGTCCCCCTTCGATATGTCAGCGGTGCCCTGGTGCCCACATTGGCATTCGTAATCTACTCCCTTCCCATGATATCCTGTGACGATAGTCATGGTAATCCTGCCGCATTGCTCACATAACGGATTGAATGGGCTCCAATTTTGTGGCATCGTTCTTCCAGTGACTTCGGCAAGTCTCTGCGCAATTTTATCCTCGTTTATTAGTGCCGTCAGGATGGCATCGGCATAATCACCACGCTTGTACATCTGGTCCGCCCTGGTGACATCCGTCCCGATGCCCAACTTTTCCATTGCGTCCAAAAAAGGTTGTAGAAAGTGTTCAGCATAATTTGCACAACATCCATCTGGGTCCGGTATTTCGGATATGGGTTTCCCAACGTGTGATGCATAGTCTTCTGACAGGAAGGGATAAACCTTGCGAAGCGGGTCGTATGAATCCGCAATGTAGTGCAGGCGTACGTCTGCTCCATGGTCTTTTAGCGCCAGACGCACTGCATCTGCTGTTACCACCTCCCGCATATTTCCGATATGTATGGGCCCCGATGGGGTGATTCCCGTCGCTATCACATGTCTATTTCCGCGATTCTTCAATACATCCTTCGCAACGACATCGGCCCAGTGAACCGTATCTTCTGCCATCTATTTCATCTCGTCTCTCACCCATTTCAAAAACTCCTCGGAGCCGCCGTCAATTGCAAACGAAATTATGCATGGCATCTCATAGCTATGCAGTTCTTTTACACACTCTTCTATCTTTTTGACGTTCCCCCTCGTCGTCTTTACTATCAATGCAACCTCGGCGTCTTCCTGAATCCCGTCCCAGTGATATATTGATGTTATCGGAAATACGTTCACACATGCTGCTAACCGCTTTTCGACCAAGGTGCGTGCAATGCGCTTGGCTTCGCCCAGGTTGCGTGTAGTTATATATATCATCGAGAACAATTTAAGCCACCAAACTCACATAGTAAGAGGTGTAGATATAAATGTATATGGATTTGCCACCGTGGATTCTGATTGCGCTAATTCTTGTAGGCGCATGGGCCGTATTAGTCGCTCTAAATAAAAGGGGAACCTTATCAAAGCACAACTTAGAGGTATCTGGTCCACTGCTGCTTTGGCGCACGAACTATGGAAAGGGCACTATACGATTCATCGCACACAGGTTCAGACCTCTTTGGAAAAAGGTGGGCGTGATTTGCATAGTAATCTCCACGGTGACGATGGTTTTCACGGCAGTTATGATAATTGCGCAGGCAATTTTAATCATCAGAACCCCGGAAGTCATACCTCCAGATGTCGGCGCAGGGGAAATGATCCTTCTGCCTGGGCTGGCGCTCCCCCTCACATATGGATTGGTCGCGCTCATAATCGCCATCGTAGTCCATGAGTTTTCACACGGAATATTGTCTGAGGCGGAGGGCATGAACATAAAGTCGCTTGGACTCGGCGTTTTGGTGGCATTGCCTCTGGCGTTTGTGGAGCCTGATGAGGAAGGAATTAAGAACGCCTCCTCGAGGTCGAAGATGAAGATGTTTGCCGCCGGTCCAGCCGCAAACATCTTGGTATTCGTGATATCGTTCCTTGTGTTCACGCAGATAC
It includes:
- the uppS gene encoding polyprenyl diphosphate synthase, which gives rise to MTGSKIRNILYTGYESLLTEEIKEGLIPAHVAVIQDGNRRYAKRIGEPPSHGHIHGAYTTEKLIEWCVEIGVKQLTIYTFSTENFRRPYTERMQLYKLFKERFDEMCIDERIHRYRMRVRAIGDIDRLPIDVRLAIKQAEQKTKDYDNFCLNVALAYGGRQEIVDATRKIAQKVLAGELRTEDIDESIISAHLYSGDSVNVDLVIRTGGEERASNFLPWQASGNECAAYFCAPYWPEFRKIDFLRGVRTYQMRESEKRRNTVIRMIKLLSECSNVEVEEVISLCGRILNITRKEVLSILHELPVNVRSGLKL
- a CDS encoding DUF2551 domain-containing protein — protein: MSYPDVKVKERLKNYIERDETGVRKTVLKLFLEDKTYTTEGIYNHLLEQKFNVSYRGISAMVGLMNMRLGILSIDVTGNHNVYSLKGGYKKVVASVLENY
- the lysS gene encoding lysine--tRNA ligase; the protein is MAEDTVHWADVVAKDVLKNRGNRHVIATGITPSGPIHIGNMREVVTADAVRLALKDHGADVRLHYIADSYDPLRKVYPFLSEDYASHVGKPISEIPDPDGCCANYAEHFLQPFLDAMEKLGIGTDVTRADQMYKRGDYADAILTALINEDKIAQRLAEVTGRTMPQNWSPFNPLCEQCGRITMTIVTGYHGKGVDYECQCGHQGTADISKGDGKLTWRVDWPARWKILGITVEPFGKDHAVAGGSYDTGIRIAKEVYDYDPPYPIPFEHIFLKGHGKMSSSAGVVISVQEMLDVLPPEVLRYLIIRAKPERHIDFDPGAPLLNLIDEYDRLNETDRSYELSTKVPFRHMQIAREVSTKVPFRHMVTIVQIARNFDRIVETLKRSGYEIDDVGAIKQRAKNAENWLNKFAPSVVKFKVRETLPNAAKELSPQQKRALNILADEIGREWTADALHAEIYQIAGNVGVDPKYVFEAAYIALLGTPSGPRAGWFLTSLSPNFIRKRFKEAST
- a CDS encoding divalent-cation tolerance protein CutA, which codes for MIYITTRNLGEAKRIARTLVEKRLAACVNVFPITSIYHWDGIQEDAEVALIVKTTRGNVKKIEECVKELHSYEMPCIISFAIDGGSEEFLKWVRDEMK